The following coding sequences lie in one Sulfuricurvum sp. genomic window:
- a CDS encoding SPFH domain-containing protein, with protein MDSSIVFSLVLVAAVVYTLSQMVRIVPQGEEWVVERLGKYHKTLLPGLHLLIPIVDIVAYRIITKELIQQTREQEVITKDNAVVIISAVVFYRVTDPGKASYSISNFESAVANMTTTTLRAVIGGMTLNESLSQRDVIKAEVAGKIRDSLSGWGLTLGNLEVQDIRPSQNLQEAMERQAAADREREAAILIADGQRRAAIAQAEGQKQSVILQAEGRLEAAKLEAQAKVELAEGDRKSMVVVAQGFAGGEASPHYLLAQRYIDSVKNLSESANSKVVFMPADWQQSLAGAVGSLGYLGTALGEKK; from the coding sequence ATGGATTCAAGTATCGTTTTTTCGTTAGTCTTAGTTGCTGCGGTGGTATATACCCTCTCACAAATGGTACGGATCGTACCGCAGGGGGAAGAGTGGGTTGTCGAGCGGTTGGGTAAATACCATAAGACCCTTTTGCCGGGACTGCATCTGCTGATTCCCATCGTCGATATCGTTGCGTATCGGATCATAACCAAAGAACTGATTCAGCAGACCCGCGAACAAGAGGTCATTACCAAAGACAACGCCGTCGTCATTATCAGTGCGGTCGTTTTTTACCGCGTAACCGATCCGGGGAAAGCGTCGTATTCGATTAGCAATTTTGAGAGTGCGGTTGCCAATATGACGACAACAACTTTGCGTGCGGTGATCGGGGGGATGACGCTCAACGAGTCTCTTTCTCAGCGTGATGTGATCAAAGCGGAAGTGGCCGGAAAGATCCGCGATTCTCTCAGCGGTTGGGGATTGACGCTAGGTAATCTGGAGGTTCAGGATATACGTCCGAGTCAGAATCTCCAGGAAGCGATGGAGCGCCAAGCAGCGGCGGACCGTGAACGCGAAGCGGCAATCCTCATCGCGGATGGGCAAAGACGGGCCGCCATCGCTCAGGCCGAAGGGCAAAAACAGTCGGTTATTCTGCAAGCGGAGGGGAGACTCGAAGCGGCAAAACTGGAAGCACAGGCAAAAGTGGAACTGGCAGAAGGGGATCGAAAGTCCATGGTGGTTGTGGCACAAGGGTTTGCAGGGGGAGAAGCGTCACCTCATTATCTTCTCGCTCAACGTTATATCGACAGCGTTAAAAACCTGAGTGAATCGGCAAACTCCAAAGTGGTATTCATGCCTGCGGATTGGCAGCAAAGTCTTGCAGGAGCAGTGGGATCGTTGGGCTATTTGGGTACAGCGCTTGGTGAGAAAAAATAG
- a CDS encoding YchJ family metal-binding protein → MKISPNAPCPCHSGEKYKNCCFPYHRGIFPSNAQKLMRSRYSAFALGLSEYIMTTTHPNNPDYTEDKEVWKKHILEFSLSTRFLGLKISEFIDGESEAFVTFEAKLDGGILKEKSRFLKVDNKWLYVDGEFL, encoded by the coding sequence ATGAAAATATCACCGAATGCACCCTGCCCCTGCCATAGCGGCGAAAAATACAAAAACTGCTGTTTCCCCTATCACAGAGGGATATTCCCCTCCAATGCCCAAAAACTCATGCGCTCGCGCTACAGTGCCTTTGCCCTCGGCCTAAGCGAATATATCATGACGACGACTCATCCGAATAATCCCGATTATACGGAAGACAAAGAGGTTTGGAAAAAACATATTTTGGAGTTTTCCCTCTCTACCCGATTTTTAGGGCTGAAGATAAGTGAGTTTATAGACGGAGAGAGTGAAGCGTTTGTAACCTTTGAAGCAAAACTCGACGGCGGCATTCTCAAAGAGAAAAGCCGATTTTTAAAAGTCGACAACAAATGGCTATACGTAGATGGTGAGTTTTTATAG
- a CDS encoding formylglycine-generating enzyme family protein, with the protein MFDFFKKKTEETPAVETVIETPRDFTNTIGMEFLYIDGGEFTMGRNPQYNEGGEVESPAHPVKLKGFWISKYPVTQEQYFKLTRVNPSYFKNDKVEEESSRRHPVEQVSWFDAKAFVELLNRYEGKTRFYALPTEAQWEYVAKAGGNTRFTFGDSEALLDEYAIYEYSSNGRTAVVDGKIPNRLGVHGLLGNVWEWCEDDFFANYSGAPSDGSPRIGGAEGESFKVRRGGSYKTGYLCLRSSFRGYSRPDFVSNDIGFRLVINGDPLK; encoded by the coding sequence TTGTTCGATTTTTTTAAAAAGAAAACTGAAGAGACTCCCGCAGTCGAAACGGTGATCGAGACCCCAAGAGATTTTACCAACACGATTGGGATGGAGTTTCTCTATATCGACGGCGGAGAGTTTACAATGGGGCGCAATCCGCAATATAATGAAGGGGGCGAAGTCGAATCGCCTGCCCATCCGGTAAAGCTCAAAGGGTTTTGGATTTCTAAATATCCCGTTACACAAGAGCAATATTTTAAGCTTACACGCGTTAATCCGTCGTATTTCAAAAATGACAAAGTCGAAGAGGAGAGTTCCCGCCGTCATCCGGTAGAGCAGGTGAGCTGGTTTGATGCCAAAGCCTTTGTCGAATTGCTTAACCGTTATGAGGGGAAAACGCGCTTTTATGCATTACCGACTGAAGCACAGTGGGAATACGTCGCCAAAGCCGGCGGTAATACCCGATTTACATTCGGTGACTCGGAAGCGCTGCTGGATGAGTATGCGATTTATGAATACAGTTCCAATGGAAGAACAGCGGTAGTGGACGGTAAAATCCCTAATCGTCTTGGGGTTCACGGGCTTTTGGGGAATGTTTGGGAATGGTGCGAGGATGACTTTTTCGCCAACTATTCAGGCGCTCCGAGCGACGGAAGTCCCCGTATCGGAGGAGCAGAAGGGGAGTCGTTTAAAGTGCGCCGCGGCGGAAGTTACAAAACGGGCTATTTGTGCCTGCGCAGTTCGTTTCGGGGCTATTCCCGTCCCGATTTTGTTTCAAATGATATCGGGTTCCGTCTTGTCATTAACGGTGATCCGCTTAAATAA
- a CDS encoding NfeD family protein, producing MSYYIWLMLGVIALVVEMMLPTFFALFAGIGCIAAAAVAFFLPTSLVAQLVIASVFMIIGAVVFKKRHIGDDERDAVGTHNEFVGIRGIALTSLSSHHEGQVELYEPVVSAREWPALSTNEDIDANAEIRIVQLRGNTLIVEKV from the coding sequence ATGTCTTATTATATATGGCTGATGTTAGGTGTCATTGCTCTTGTGGTCGAGATGATGTTGCCGACATTTTTTGCCCTGTTTGCTGGGATCGGTTGTATAGCTGCCGCTGCTGTCGCATTTTTCCTACCGACATCCCTTGTTGCCCAGTTGGTCATTGCATCGGTATTTATGATCATCGGTGCCGTTGTGTTTAAAAAGCGGCATATCGGAGATGATGAACGTGATGCGGTAGGGACCCATAATGAGTTTGTCGGGATCAGAGGGATTGCGTTAACCTCTTTGTCTTCACATCACGAAGGGCAAGTCGAATTATACGAACCGGTGGTCAGTGCGAGAGAATGGCCGGCACTCTCGACGAATGAAGATATCGATGCCAATGCCGAGATCCGGATTGTTCAGCTTCGCGGCAATACGCTGATCGTAGAAAAAGTTTAA
- a CDS encoding OprD family outer membrane porin, with protein sequence MKKTIMMGLATATALNASAIEDVVKEGTLVGQIRAAYVVQNNALDSDTYGTSLGGMLKYETVPWNGVKAGFAAYLSQKLPFVTGNNEKANGDLFAADAKSYLYLGEAYLDYTTEEFALRIGRQQINTPLADTDDIRMHPNTFEAAMASYKGFEGTILVGGYITRFAGYDSGNDISKFKKLDGVESKGAAIVGATNESIENLALQGWYYKIDHVANVFYTDAGYGIVLNESAGVELAGQFGHFSEENNSGIEGNVYGIGATLNVGMMALGATYNKTFNDTGKAVSNGFGGGQYYTSMEETTIDGFEDARAYQLTTELDMGAIGIEGLKLAALYGSFKGKRQGLDARVSEYDAVAAYAFNDAICADMSYAMIKDKNKNFSELGTDGGYDRFLLRLNYSF encoded by the coding sequence GTGAAAAAAACAATAATGATGGGTTTGGCTACTGCTACAGCTTTAAATGCTTCCGCTATTGAAGATGTAGTAAAGGAGGGAACACTCGTGGGTCAAATTCGTGCAGCGTATGTGGTTCAAAATAATGCGCTGGATTCAGACACCTACGGAACATCATTGGGCGGTATGTTGAAATACGAAACGGTGCCTTGGAATGGGGTTAAAGCCGGATTTGCAGCATACTTGAGTCAAAAGCTTCCATTCGTAACGGGTAATAATGAAAAGGCAAACGGTGACTTGTTCGCTGCGGATGCAAAATCCTATCTCTATTTGGGCGAAGCTTATCTTGACTACACTACAGAAGAATTTGCATTACGTATCGGACGTCAGCAAATCAATACACCGCTTGCCGATACGGATGATATACGAATGCATCCTAATACCTTTGAAGCGGCAATGGCTTCGTACAAAGGGTTTGAAGGGACAATACTCGTCGGTGGCTATATTACCCGTTTTGCCGGCTATGATTCAGGCAACGATATATCAAAATTCAAAAAACTTGACGGTGTTGAGAGCAAGGGTGCAGCTATAGTAGGTGCCACGAATGAAAGTATTGAAAATCTGGCGCTGCAGGGATGGTATTACAAAATTGATCATGTTGCGAATGTATTTTACACGGATGCGGGGTATGGTATTGTGCTCAATGAGTCGGCGGGAGTTGAACTCGCAGGACAATTCGGTCATTTTTCCGAAGAAAATAACAGCGGAATAGAGGGGAATGTCTATGGGATCGGAGCAACATTGAATGTTGGAATGATGGCTCTGGGCGCAACCTATAATAAAACATTTAACGATACAGGAAAAGCGGTTAGTAACGGGTTTGGCGGAGGACAGTATTACACTTCGATGGAAGAAACAACGATTGACGGATTCGAAGATGCCAGAGCGTATCAGCTTACTACGGAGCTTGATATGGGCGCGATAGGGATAGAAGGACTGAAATTAGCTGCACTTTATGGTAGTTTCAAAGGAAAACGCCAAGGATTAGATGCTAGAGTTTCAGAATATGATGCTGTCGCTGCCTATGCCTTTAATGATGCCATATGTGCGGATATGAGTTATGCGATGATCAAAGATAAAAATAAAAATTTCAGTGAACTCGGAACAGACGGCGGATATGACCGCTTTTTACTCCGTCTGAACTATAGCTTTTAG
- the murI gene encoding glutamate racemase, protein MRVGVFDSGVGGLSVVKSLLEHKLFEEIIYFGDTARVPYGVKDQNTIIRYSLEALEFFKNFEIDLLITACNTVSAYALDEMREQSDCDVIGVVDPGVLALKNAIPATDANILILGTKATVKSGAYEKGLHELGYQNLSAIATSLLVPIVEEGLYEGEVLQSALHHYFGSLEKTPDAIILGCTHFPLVAEAIDGYFDGKSTLIHSGEAIVEYLEKHYDFTKRFEETNLKFFASENPEGLRRVAKEWLSL, encoded by the coding sequence ATGAGAGTCGGGGTCTTTGACAGCGGTGTTGGAGGGCTGAGCGTCGTTAAGTCGCTGTTGGAACATAAACTCTTTGAAGAGATCATTTACTTCGGCGATACCGCCCGTGTTCCCTATGGGGTCAAAGATCAAAATACGATCATCCGTTACTCTCTCGAAGCCCTCGAATTTTTCAAAAACTTTGAAATAGACCTCCTCATCACCGCCTGCAATACCGTCAGTGCCTATGCCCTCGATGAGATGAGGGAACAGAGTGATTGCGATGTGATCGGTGTGGTCGATCCCGGAGTTTTGGCACTCAAAAACGCGATTCCCGCTACCGATGCCAATATCCTCATCTTAGGGACCAAAGCAACCGTCAAATCGGGTGCCTATGAAAAAGGGCTTCACGAGCTGGGATACCAAAATCTCAGCGCTATAGCGACCTCTTTGCTTGTACCTATCGTCGAAGAGGGACTCTATGAGGGTGAAGTGCTCCAAAGCGCTCTGCACCATTATTTCGGTTCACTGGAAAAAACTCCCGATGCAATCATTCTGGGATGTACCCATTTCCCGCTGGTAGCAGAGGCGATTGATGGGTATTTTGACGGGAAAAGTACCCTGATCCACTCCGGCGAGGCGATTGTCGAATATCTGGAAAAGCATTACGATTTTACAAAGCGGTTCGAGGAGACAAACCTCAAATTTTTCGCCTCCGAAAATCCCGAAGGGCTTCGACGCGTCGCTAAAGAGTGGCTCTCCTTATAA
- the rmuC gene encoding DNA recombination protein RmuC, whose amino-acid sequence MIYEITTLIGFVAAGTLGWLLNQSRQQYALLEARALQLQELYSAELALRTKLQSDVEHSHNEYHALERDYAILHTRHEESSRGFEEKIRLLDEAKAQMKVQFEQLAAQIFEQKSKTFDEAHTKGLDLLLKPFREQIAQFATQSKEQFIHDAKERQSIKDEILRLKTLNERLSQDAINLTQALKGENKTQGNWGEIVLERILEESGLREGHEYDIQSTLSDEEGKKFRPDVIVHLPQNKDIIIDSKVSLVAYDAFIRAENDEDRAHALKQHLLSIHSHIKGLSGKRYEQLSGVRTLDFVLLFMPIEGAFLLALEQDNTFFKTAYEQNIVVVSPSTLLVTLRTIEHIWRSEYQERNAKAIAESAEALYEKLVAFVEDMEKIGEQIGRTQKSYEGAMNKLSTGKGNLIRRVESMRKLGLKPKKLLPSSVTDIDEEETLL is encoded by the coding sequence ATGATATATGAAATAACGACTCTTATAGGCTTTGTAGCCGCCGGAACATTAGGTTGGCTGTTGAATCAATCCCGTCAGCAGTATGCATTGCTCGAAGCTCGCGCCCTGCAGCTCCAAGAACTTTACAGTGCTGAACTGGCGCTTAGAACAAAACTGCAAAGCGATGTAGAACATTCTCATAACGAGTACCATGCGCTGGAACGCGATTACGCGATTTTACATACGCGTCATGAAGAATCCTCACGCGGTTTCGAAGAAAAAATCCGTCTGCTCGATGAAGCCAAAGCTCAAATGAAAGTGCAGTTTGAACAGCTGGCGGCCCAGATTTTCGAGCAAAAATCGAAAACGTTCGACGAAGCGCACACCAAAGGACTTGACCTTCTCCTCAAACCGTTCCGAGAACAGATCGCTCAGTTCGCGACTCAGAGCAAAGAGCAGTTTATCCACGATGCCAAAGAGCGACAAAGCATCAAAGACGAAATCCTCCGCCTCAAAACCCTCAATGAACGCCTCAGCCAAGATGCGATCAATCTCACACAAGCTCTTAAGGGGGAAAATAAAACCCAAGGAAACTGGGGAGAGATCGTTCTCGAGCGGATACTCGAAGAATCGGGGTTACGAGAGGGGCATGAATATGACATCCAAAGCACCCTCAGTGATGAAGAGGGGAAAAAATTTCGTCCCGACGTTATCGTCCATCTGCCGCAAAACAAAGATATTATTATCGATTCCAAAGTCTCGCTCGTTGCCTATGATGCATTTATCCGTGCCGAAAATGACGAAGATCGTGCCCATGCCCTCAAACAGCACCTTCTCTCGATCCACAGTCATATAAAAGGGCTCAGCGGCAAACGCTACGAACAGCTCAGCGGTGTACGGACACTTGATTTCGTACTCCTGTTTATGCCAATCGAGGGGGCGTTCCTCCTTGCACTGGAGCAAGACAACACCTTCTTTAAAACAGCATATGAGCAAAACATCGTCGTCGTCTCTCCCTCAACCCTTCTCGTAACACTTCGTACCATCGAACATATATGGAGAAGCGAGTATCAAGAACGCAATGCCAAAGCGATTGCCGAATCGGCTGAAGCGTTGTATGAGAAGCTGGTCGCATTTGTAGAAGATATGGAGAAAATCGGCGAGCAGATCGGGCGTACCCAAAAAAGTTATGAGGGGGCGATGAATAAACTCTCTACCGGAAAAGGAAATCTCATCCGTCGTGTCGAGTCGATGCGGAAATTAGGGTTAAAACCGAAGAAGCTGCTTCCGTCGTCTGTTACAGACATAGACGAAGAAGAAACTCTCTTATAG
- a CDS encoding CDP-alcohol phosphatidyltransferase family protein: protein MQFLWRSTSHFNLANLITMANITCGLLATYFITQNQFIVAVVLAWIGGAFDIFDGKVARKYGLSNEFGVQLDSFADFLSFVLVPTFFIFQGVYAHLTGLPLIITSIASIYYVISGLRRLIQFNINTDAGEVAKHFTGVPTPLGAILLWLVWLGSGFIGWIGVLALMILIGALLNSKVKIPHL from the coding sequence ATGCAATTTTTATGGCGTTCAACAAGTCATTTTAACCTAGCCAACCTCATTACAATGGCAAATATCACGTGTGGTCTTCTCGCTACCTACTTTATTACTCAAAACCAATTTATAGTTGCCGTTGTCCTTGCATGGATAGGTGGAGCGTTTGATATTTTTGACGGTAAAGTCGCACGAAAATACGGCTTATCCAATGAATTCGGCGTTCAACTCGATTCGTTCGCCGATTTTCTCAGTTTCGTTCTCGTCCCAACCTTTTTTATCTTCCAAGGGGTTTATGCTCACCTCACCGGACTGCCGCTCATCATCACCTCCATCGCTTCGATCTATTACGTCATCAGCGGATTGCGCCGTCTGATCCAGTTTAACATCAACACGGATGCGGGAGAAGTCGCCAAACATTTTACGGGAGTACCGACGCCACTAGGGGCGATTTTGCTGTGGCTGGTCTGGCTCGGATCGGGATTTATTGGATGGATAGGTGTTTTGGCTCTGATGATACTCATCGGAGCGCTGCTGAACTCAAAGGTGAAAATTCCGCACCTATAA
- a CDS encoding DNA polymerase III subunit gamma/tau, whose protein sequence is MAHNSEVLALKYRPRRFEELIGQESISQTLSLALDSGRLSHAYLFSGLRGSGKTSTARIFAKSLICENGPTSAPCDVCSHCVMANEGRHIDIIEMDAASSRKIDDIRDLIEHTKYRPASAKVKIFIIDEVHMLTKEAHNALLKTLEEPPEYVKFILATTDPLKLPPTILSRTQHFRFKRISHPNIVHHLSHILHLEKIDYQPEALDILARSGSGSLRDTLTLMDQAIIYSKGFVDVKTVADMLGLLDPDYISRLFDAIFAKDRVSLIHMLQELEAYESEMVVDELIAYLKERLYEGDHRFSPLVIERFFRILSDAKTLFAINADGGFVVSLVLFKMIEALKIKEIDEMIESLESRVSHAPAHATPVSAPVAAAETPTVHVTPTPPAVKSQFEQLCERISDRSDELGECFRKNVTFLSYEDNTLTWESCAEDGDKELLKNSFGIIRQFVREIYGIDTQIKSQGCTKVAEEPIPSPQQTAETVIAEPVSEEITDEPASMIEESEIGVGSCVSQCDESSVKEFDGSDVLKEPMIKKAAELFEATKITVQSKV, encoded by the coding sequence ATGGCTCATAATTCAGAGGTTTTAGCGTTAAAATACCGTCCTCGACGTTTCGAAGAGCTTATCGGACAGGAAAGCATCTCTCAAACCCTCTCTCTTGCCCTTGATTCGGGGAGACTTTCGCATGCCTATCTCTTCTCGGGACTTCGCGGTTCGGGTAAAACCTCTACCGCACGGATTTTTGCCAAATCTCTTATCTGCGAAAATGGGCCGACTTCCGCTCCGTGCGATGTGTGCAGCCACTGTGTTATGGCGAATGAAGGGCGCCATATCGACATTATCGAGATGGACGCCGCATCCAGCCGAAAAATCGACGATATCCGCGATCTGATTGAACATACTAAATACCGTCCCGCCAGCGCAAAGGTAAAGATTTTTATCATCGACGAAGTACACATGCTCACTAAAGAGGCGCATAATGCGCTTCTCAAAACCCTTGAAGAGCCGCCTGAATACGTTAAATTCATTCTAGCGACCACTGATCCGCTCAAACTGCCGCCGACGATTCTCAGCCGAACTCAGCATTTTCGGTTCAAACGTATCAGCCACCCGAACATCGTCCACCATCTGAGCCATATTCTCCATCTCGAAAAAATCGATTATCAGCCTGAAGCACTCGACATCTTAGCCCGCAGCGGTTCAGGTAGTCTACGAGACACTCTAACCTTGATGGATCAAGCGATCATCTATTCCAAAGGGTTCGTAGACGTTAAAACGGTTGCCGATATGCTGGGGCTCCTCGATCCTGATTATATCAGCCGCCTTTTTGATGCTATTTTTGCAAAAGACCGTGTCAGCTTGATACACATGCTCCAAGAACTCGAAGCATACGAATCCGAAATGGTAGTCGATGAATTGATCGCCTATCTCAAAGAGCGTCTCTACGAAGGAGATCATCGGTTTAGTCCGCTGGTAATCGAACGCTTTTTCCGGATCCTCAGCGATGCCAAAACTCTTTTCGCCATCAACGCCGACGGCGGCTTTGTCGTGAGCCTCGTGCTGTTTAAAATGATCGAAGCGCTCAAGATCAAAGAGATCGACGAGATGATCGAGTCACTCGAATCACGCGTCTCTCACGCACCGGCTCATGCAACACCTGTTTCTGCACCTGTAGCGGCAGCCGAAACCCCTACCGTACATGTTACACCGACTCCCCCAGCCGTAAAATCGCAGTTTGAACAGCTGTGTGAACGGATCAGTGACCGCAGCGATGAGTTGGGAGAGTGTTTTAGAAAGAACGTCACCTTTCTCTCGTACGAAGACAATACCCTTACGTGGGAGAGTTGTGCGGAAGACGGTGATAAAGAGCTTCTCAAAAACAGTTTCGGAATCATCCGCCAGTTTGTTCGGGAAATTTACGGGATCGATACGCAGATCAAATCGCAAGGGTGCACCAAGGTGGCCGAAGAGCCCATTCCTTCTCCACAGCAAACAGCTGAAACAGTAATAGCTGAACCTGTGAGTGAAGAGATTACCGATGAACCCGCATCTATGATTGAAGAGAGCGAAATCGGTGTCGGAAGCTGTGTCAGCCAATGCGATGAAAGCAGTGTCAAAGAGTTTGACGGGAGCGATGTCCTCAAAGAGCCGATGATCAAAAAAGCAGCCGAACTCTTCGAAGCGACGAAAATTACGGTGCAATCGAAAGTCTGA
- a CDS encoding putative 4-mercaptohistidine N1-methyltransferase has product MENKKENIYETNALVSQYCEFQYGDAYLGVENFAKVCAQKAISYSASIPQRRALDLGCATGRASFELAKAFEYVSGVDYSQAFINIANDIQRDGCISYALNSEGDIKQCKEVCLKSLGLDEVGEKVEFFQGDACDLMPLLAEYDLVMATNLIDRLYEPKLFLKTIHTRINDYGYLILTSPYTWLEEYTAKEFWIGGYYDSEGNEVSTLEGLKEILNENFDLVNVEDVPFVIRETPRKYQYTLSQMSVWKRKER; this is encoded by the coding sequence ATGGAAAACAAAAAAGAAAATATCTACGAAACGAATGCATTGGTTTCCCAATATTGCGAGTTTCAGTACGGAGACGCATATTTAGGTGTTGAAAATTTTGCAAAAGTGTGTGCCCAAAAAGCGATCTCTTACTCTGCCTCGATTCCTCAAAGGCGTGCTCTTGATTTGGGATGTGCAACAGGACGTGCTTCGTTTGAATTGGCAAAAGCGTTTGAATATGTCAGTGGTGTCGATTACTCGCAAGCGTTTATAAACATCGCTAACGATATCCAAAGGGATGGATGTATTTCCTATGCGCTGAACAGTGAGGGGGATATTAAGCAATGCAAAGAGGTTTGTCTGAAATCTCTCGGCCTCGATGAGGTGGGAGAAAAAGTGGAATTTTTTCAGGGGGACGCGTGCGATCTGATGCCGCTTTTAGCCGAATACGATCTGGTTATGGCGACAAATCTCATCGACCGTTTGTACGAACCGAAACTCTTTTTGAAAACGATCCATACCCGGATCAATGATTACGGATATTTGATTTTGACATCCCCTTATACCTGGTTGGAAGAGTATACGGCAAAAGAATTTTGGATAGGGGGGTATTACGATTCTGAGGGAAACGAAGTGAGCACGTTAGAAGGGCTCAAAGAAATTTTAAATGAGAATTTTGATTTAGTGAATGTCGAAGATGTTCCGTTCGTCATTCGGGAGACGCCGCGCAAATATCAATACACCCTGTCTCAGATGTCCGTGTGGAAACGAAAAGAGCGATAA
- a CDS encoding FeoA family protein, with translation MNTMTLLSACSKGGVATVAKINATGPLKQRLISFGLMKGAEVKMLECALTNSTYEIKVGNMSLALRKEEAELIEVTNVR, from the coding sequence ATGAATACCATGACGTTACTCAGCGCATGTAGCAAAGGAGGAGTTGCAACGGTTGCAAAGATCAATGCGACGGGTCCTCTCAAGCAGCGCCTGATTTCATTCGGACTGATGAAAGGTGCCGAGGTTAAAATGCTCGAATGTGCCCTTACCAACAGTACCTATGAAATTAAAGTCGGAAATATGAGTTTGGCATTGCGTAAAGAAGAAGCCGAGTTGATTGAGGTCACCAATGTCCGATAG
- the rho gene encoding transcription termination factor Rho encodes MSDTAKTPRNNNSKNRTHIPVDGFTIEALRTKKLEDLLEIATSLSIEDPNELKRQDLIFEILKTQVQQGGFILFTGILEIMQDGYGFLRAVDQGFSDSLHDAYVSSTQIRRFALRNGDIVTGQVRAPKDQERYYALLKVEAINYLPPEESKKRPLFENLTPLYALEQLKLEYQPTKLTGRMMDLFAPIGKGQRGLIVAPPRSGKTELMKEIAHGVTNNHPEVELMVLLVDERPEEVTDMERSVKGEVYSSTFDEPAKNHVKVAEMVIERAKRRVELGKDVVILLDSITRLARAYNTVTPSSGKVLSGGVDANALHKPKRFFGAARNIENGGSLTIIATALVETGSRMDEVIFEEFKGTGNSEIVLSRKISDRRIFPAIDILKSGTRKEELLLGPEVLQKVFVLRSMLHKQEDEVEALRFLYNTMLKSKSNIEFLDSMNESTK; translated from the coding sequence ATGAGCGATACCGCAAAAACTCCTCGAAACAACAATTCGAAAAACCGTACTCACATCCCTGTTGACGGGTTTACGATCGAAGCACTCCGTACCAAAAAGCTTGAAGATCTTCTTGAGATTGCTACCTCATTAAGCATTGAAGACCCGAATGAACTCAAACGTCAAGATTTGATTTTTGAAATCCTCAAAACCCAAGTACAGCAAGGAGGGTTCATCCTCTTTACCGGTATTTTGGAAATTATGCAGGACGGTTACGGATTTTTGCGTGCTGTGGATCAGGGGTTCAGCGATTCACTTCATGACGCCTATGTTTCCAGCACCCAAATCCGCCGTTTTGCTCTGCGTAACGGGGATATCGTTACTGGTCAGGTACGTGCACCGAAAGATCAGGAGCGCTATTACGCCCTTCTCAAAGTCGAGGCAATCAACTATCTCCCTCCTGAAGAGTCTAAAAAACGTCCTCTTTTTGAAAATCTCACCCCGCTTTATGCCCTTGAACAGCTCAAACTCGAGTACCAACCGACTAAATTGACCGGACGGATGATGGATTTGTTCGCCCCTATCGGTAAAGGTCAGCGCGGTCTTATCGTTGCACCTCCGCGATCAGGGAAAACAGAGTTGATGAAAGAGATCGCACACGGTGTGACCAACAATCATCCCGAAGTCGAACTGATGGTTCTTCTTGTCGACGAACGCCCTGAAGAGGTTACCGATATGGAACGCTCCGTAAAAGGAGAAGTATACAGTTCGACCTTCGACGAACCGGCAAAAAATCACGTTAAAGTGGCTGAAATGGTCATTGAGCGGGCAAAACGACGCGTTGAGCTCGGCAAAGACGTGGTTATCCTCCTCGATTCGATCACCCGTCTGGCACGTGCATACAATACCGTTACTCCGAGCTCGGGGAAAGTCCTCTCCGGCGGGGTTGACGCCAACGCTCTGCACAAACCGAAACGATTCTTCGGTGCGGCTCGTAATATCGAAAACGGCGGAAGTTTGACGATTATCGCAACCGCCCTCGTCGAAACGGGAAGCCGTATGGACGAAGTCATTTTCGAAGAGTTCAAAGGGACCGGAAACTCCGAGATTGTCCTCAGCCGCAAAATTTCTGATCGCCGTATCTTCCCGGCGATCGATATTCTCAAATCGGGAACCCGAAAAGAAGAGCTTCTTCTCGGACCGGAAGTACTACAAAAAGTATTCGTTCTTCGTTCTATGCTGCATAAACAAGAAGACGAAGTCGAAGCACTCCGTTTCCTCTACAACACGATGCTCAAAAGCAAGTCCAACATCGAATTCCTCGACAGTATGAACGAGTCGACCAAATAA